A genomic window from Halarsenatibacter silvermanii includes:
- a CDS encoding nucleotidyltransferase family protein produces MLDKKEIADEYKNDINKAIEILKDAGCEEIYLFGSLARGEDRKNADIDLAIRGCPEGVYFSLIGKLIIELEHSVDLVNLDKANDFAELLEDEGELVHVS; encoded by the coding sequence ATGTTAGACAAAAAAGAGATAGCTGATGAATACAAAAATGATATAAATAAAGCCATTGAAATATTGAAGGATGCTGGCTGTGAAGAAATATATTTATTTGGTTCGCTGGCTAGAGGCGAAGACAGGAAAAATGCGGATATTGATCTGGCCATAAGAGGTTGTCCTGAGGGTGTATATTTTTCTCTGATCGGGAAGCTAATTATAGAGCTGGAACATTCTGTGGATTTGGTCAATCTTGATAAGGCTAATGATTTTGCTGAATTATTAGAAGATGAAGGAGAACTTGTTCATGTCAGCTAA